The Spirochaetaceae bacterium region TTTTGAGTACCACGATATTAACCATGCTCACAAACCACCCGGTCTTAACTTAGTAGTGGTGCGTGATGTGCTCTCGTTCTTAGAGGCTGAGCAGCAACAAAAATTATTGGACGAAATAACCCGGCTGGCAGCTAAAGGTGTTATTTTAATTGTTGGCGATAACGAAGTTATAAATAGCGATAGCTGGCAGCGGTTAGACAGCAGCCTATCGGCTTACCAAAAAATATAACCTAACACAATTTAACAGGAGAAATTATGCGAATTGACTATATCAACCCTTTTGTAGAATCGGCCTTTTCGGTAATGCACGAAATATTAGGTTGCGAAATAAAGCGAGGTGATTTATACTTAAAAGGTAAAACGCAAAGCATTTTAGGGGTAGCTACCATCGTCGGCTTAGCCGGCAGCGTAGAGGGGCGGGTTATTTTAGATATGAAAACGAGTACAGCCTTAGCTATTGCCAGCGCCATGAACTTTGAAGAGCTAACGGTAGTGGACGATTTAGTACAAGCCACCATTACCGAGCTGGCTAATATTATTACCGGCCGAGCTGTATCACGCCTGCACGAAATGGGCTTTAAATTTGATATTACACCGCCTGCTATTATTACAGGCGAAGGTACTAAAATTCATGATGCCGGGATAGAAGCTTTAATTGTACCGCTGGAAATGCCGCTGGGTAAAGTTGAAGTTAATGTGGCCATAAAGGAAAGGGGGTAATTTAAATGAATGAAATACCGGGAATAGCAACAAAAGAGCCGCAAGGGCTTAAATCTGATGGTTCATCTTATCGGGTAATGATAGTTGACGACTCTATGTTTGTAGCCAAACAAATTGGCCAAATTTTAAGCAGTGAAGGTTTTGAGGTAGTGGCCACCGTAGGTGATGGCGAAGCTGCCGTAGAGCAATATAAAATACTGCAATCTAAAATAGATTTAGTAACGATGGACATTACCATGCCTAAAATGGACGGCGTTACCGCCCTAGAAAAAATTATCGAGTTTGACCCTAACGCTAAAATTGTTATGATAAGCGCTTTAGGGCGGCAAGATTTGGTAAAAAAATCGTTAATGTTAGGGGCCAAAAACTATATTGTTAAACCGCTAGACCGTAAAAAGGTATTGGAGCGCGTGGTAAGCGTAGTACGTAACTAAAAAATAAAGCTAATGCCTTAGCATAAAGCACCGATAATTTAAAAACGGGAGAACTATTTTTAACAATGTACAATAAACTGAATGCAGGGGCCTTTAATGCCTATAAAGAAACTAGGGTTAAAACAGCTAGTCAGGCTCGTTTAATTGTAATGCTTTACGATGAAATGCTTAAGCAAATCGATTTAGTAATTGAGTGCTGCGAGCAAGGCGTTAATGTAAAAGATTACGAAGTTATTAACACGGCTATTAACAAAGCTCAGAGCATTATCGGCGAACTTATGTCGAGCCTAGATTTTGAAAAAGGCGGCGATATTGCCCCAAACCTCTTTCATATCTATCAATATTTTAATGTAGAGCTTACCGAAGCTAACTTGGCTAAAAAAGTTGGCAATTTAGTAGATGTACGCCAAATGGTAAACGATTTGCGTGAAGCTTGGAACGCTATAGACAGCAACAAGAGCGACCCTAAACAAGAGGCCATTAATATTGCCGGTTAGCACCGCTACCTTAGTTAAATATCGCCTTAAACTTAATAAGCAATTAATTAATTTTAAGGCTATCAATGAAGAGCTTAACCGGCTTATCATTAACGGCCAGTTAAGCGAGGAACTGCTGGATAACCACAGCGTGTTGTTAGATGATGTACTAAACCTTAAAAAACTTATCGACACTGCCGAAGGGCAATTTAACGGCCCTTTTAGCCCCCATTACCAAAATTTAATTAAAGAAAGCGATAGCCTTTACCGGCTTAATCTTAAATTATGCGAAGAGCTTGCGGCTCTTTTTAAAGGGCGGGCAGCCGAAGTAAAAGCCTTACTTAATAACAGCAAAACGCAAGGCAATAAGGCTTATAAAAAAAATTTAAAACATAACACCCCCTTTATACTAGACATTGAAGGCTAAATTAATTATTATTAATAATAGCCATGAAAAAGCTAATAATAGTTATATCTCTTCTATTTTTATTGCCGCTTAATATTTTAGCGCAAGATAGGCCGCGTATTGGCCTAGCTTTGGGTGGCGGGGCGGCTTTGGGTTTAAGCCATATTGGTGTACTTAAAGTGCTGGAAGCTTACAATATCCCCATCGATATTGTAACCGGTACCAGTATTGGCTCGTTAATTGGGGCTTTGTATGCTTTAGGCTATACCGCCGCCGAAATAGAACACATTGTGGTAAACGAAATAGATTTTACCCGTATTTTAGATGACACTTTGCACCGCCGTTTTCAGGATATGGCCACCAAACTTTACAACTTTAACTCGCCGCTGTCTCTCTCTTTTGGCTATAATCGAGCCGGCCAAAGATTCAGCGGCCTTTCGGAAGCTATCGAGCTGGAGAGTCTCTTCGATTATTACAGTTGGCCCAGCGGCCGTTTTAATAGTTTTACCGAATTTCCACGCGCTTTTGCCGCCATCACCACCAATTTACAAACCGGCGAGGCGGTGCGCTTAACCGACGGCCCGTTAAGCGTGGCTTTGCGTGCCAGTATGGCCTTCCCTACCATCTTTACACCGGTTAGGCACAACGGTATAATTTTAAGCGATGGCGGCCTTACCCGTAACTTACCGGTAGAAGACGCCTTTGCTTTAGGGGCCGATATTGTAATTGCCATCGATTTAAACCCGCGCTTTCCCGATACCGGCAACCCCAGCATTTTTACCAGTTTAGCCGAGTTGCTGTTAAGCCAAGCTAACGAAATAAATTTAGCCCAGCGTGCCTTAGCTAATGTGGTTATTATGCCCGATTTAAGCGATTTTGAGTTATACAGTTTTGGCCGGGCACGCGAACTTATCTTTGAGGGCGAACGCGCCGCTTTGCTGGCCATCGAGCAACTGCTACCGTTGGCGCAGCCGGATAATCAATTTGTCCTTGCGCCGCGCATATACAATGAACCGGTTTTAATAGAAAACATCGAGATAGACGGCACAACGGCTACCGCCTTAGTTTTAAGCTACTTAAATATTAGCGCCCCAGCTTATATAGAGTTAGATACCTTATGGCCGGCTATGCGCCGCCTTAGCTTTAACGGCCACTTTAAACGCGCTCGCTTTAACTATAGCGGTACCACCTTAATTATTACTTTAGAAGAAAATTTACCTTATCGTGTAGGCATAAATTTACGTTACGATTCCGATTTTAGTTTAAGCGCCGGCTTTTCGCTTGGTTGGTTATCTGCCGGCAGCTGGCTAATGAACGGCCAAACCAGCTTGCTTTATCAAAACGGTTTTAAAAATGTGGGCTACTTCGGCCTTGTGTATGGCCAGCTGCATTGGCTGGAGCTTTTTAGCACGTGGTATATAAACGATAGTCTTAGGCCGCTGCCGGTTAGGCCGGCCAACGATATTGTCCCCTTAAGAAGCGAACTTAATGATTACCATATTAATTTAGGGCTAGCCGTTAATATTTCTTCTATCAGCCGTTTAGAGGCCGCCTATCGTTTAGGACATTTTTCTACCGGCCACGTACAAACACCGTTTATCGAAAAAAATTTTTTTGATGTACAAGGTAATCTTTCGGCCCTTATCTTTAGTTTTCATATCGATACCGAAAACAATGCTCACTACCCGCGCTCGGGCTTAAAGTTTAGCGCTCATAGTTACATCGGGTTAGCTCCCTTTAACGAAAGCGGCGAGTTTATCCGGCTAGATTATTTAATGCGTTATAACATTCCTTTTGCAGCCCTTAACCGCCGTTTACCGCTGCACGGCGAGCTTTCGTTTACTTTGGGCAGCAGCGGCGGTATGCTGTTTGGCGATGAGGCAGCCGCTTTGCCTTTAATTTTTGTACTGGGCGGTATGACCGGCCGTAATAACCTGCTAACTATGCCGGGTTTTGAGATAGGCACCGCTTACGGGCTATCGGCTTTAAGTTTTAACGCCGGCTTAATGTATACTATGCTCTCGCGCCTGCATATTATAGCTAAATGGAATGCCGCTTTTATCAGTTTAAACAGCCCCGATTATAATTTGTTTAACGAGCAAAATTTGTACCAAACCGCCGGCCTAAAAATAGCTATAGATTTTACCATAGTTCGCCTTGAGCAAGGGCTTTACTGGAACATTAACCGTAACCGCCCCTATATAACTATCGTTATCGGCAGCTCTTTTTAAATTATTGGCTAAATTAAGCTATAAAAAAATTAATGCACCTCTTG contains the following coding sequences:
- a CDS encoding chemotaxis protein CheX, whose translation is MRIDYINPFVESAFSVMHEILGCEIKRGDLYLKGKTQSILGVATIVGLAGSVEGRVILDMKTSTALAIASAMNFEELTVVDDLVQATITELANIITGRAVSRLHEMGFKFDITPPAIITGEGTKIHDAGIEALIVPLEMPLGKVEVNVAIKERG
- a CDS encoding response regulator, translating into MNEIPGIATKEPQGLKSDGSSYRVMIVDDSMFVAKQIGQILSSEGFEVVATVGDGEAAVEQYKILQSKIDLVTMDITMPKMDGVTALEKIIEFDPNAKIVMISALGRQDLVKKSLMLGAKNYIVKPLDRKKVLERVVSVVRN
- the fliS gene encoding flagellar export chaperone FliS, with protein sequence MYNKLNAGAFNAYKETRVKTASQARLIVMLYDEMLKQIDLVIECCEQGVNVKDYEVINTAINKAQSIIGELMSSLDFEKGGDIAPNLFHIYQYFNVELTEANLAKKVGNLVDVRQMVNDLREAWNAIDSNKSDPKQEAINIAG
- a CDS encoding patatin-like phospholipase family protein, with the translated sequence MKKLIIVISLLFLLPLNILAQDRPRIGLALGGGAALGLSHIGVLKVLEAYNIPIDIVTGTSIGSLIGALYALGYTAAEIEHIVVNEIDFTRILDDTLHRRFQDMATKLYNFNSPLSLSFGYNRAGQRFSGLSEAIELESLFDYYSWPSGRFNSFTEFPRAFAAITTNLQTGEAVRLTDGPLSVALRASMAFPTIFTPVRHNGIILSDGGLTRNLPVEDAFALGADIVIAIDLNPRFPDTGNPSIFTSLAELLLSQANEINLAQRALANVVIMPDLSDFELYSFGRARELIFEGERAALLAIEQLLPLAQPDNQFVLAPRIYNEPVLIENIEIDGTTATALVLSYLNISAPAYIELDTLWPAMRRLSFNGHFKRARFNYSGTTLIITLEENLPYRVGINLRYDSDFSLSAGFSLGWLSAGSWLMNGQTSLLYQNGFKNVGYFGLVYGQLHWLELFSTWYINDSLRPLPVRPANDIVPLRSELNDYHINLGLAVNISSISRLEAAYRLGHFSTGHVQTPFIEKNFFDVQGNLSALIFSFHIDTENNAHYPRSGLKFSAHSYIGLAPFNESGEFIRLDYLMRYNIPFAALNRRLPLHGELSFTLGSSGGMLFGDEAAALPLIFVLGGMTGRNNLLTMPGFEIGTAYGLSALSFNAGLMYTMLSRLHIIAKWNAAFISLNSPDYNLFNEQNLYQTAGLKIAIDFTIVRLEQGLYWNINRNRPYITIVIGSSF